The Fimbriimonadaceae bacterium nucleotide sequence AGCAGAAGCGGAAGGTGATCGGCGCCGAGTTCGTCCGGTGCTTCGAACGGCACGCAGGCGAGTTCAACGACTGTGCGTATCTCGCCCAGGGCACGCTTTATCCCGACGTCATCGAGAGCGGCTCCGGCACCGCCTCCAAGATCAAGACCCACCACAACGTCGGCGGTCTGCCGGACTGGATGAAGTTGAAGGTCGTCGAGCCCCTCAAGTGGCTCTTCAAAGACGAGGTCCGCGACTTGGGACGCCGGCTCGACCTGCCGGGCGAGGTCGTGGACCGCGAGCCTTTCCCGGGCCCCGGGCTAGCCGTCCGCATCCTGGGAGAAGTGACGCCGGAGCGCGTCCGGGTCGTCCAGGAGGCCGACTGGATCTTCCGCAGCGAGATCCGGGAGGCGGGCTTGCACCCCGGCATCTGGCAGTCCTACGCAGCCTTGCTGGACGTCCGCAGCGTCGGGGTCATGGGCGACGAGCGAACCTATGAGCACCCCATCGTGTTGAGGGCCGTCCAGAGCGAGGACGCGATGACCGCCCAGGCGTTCCCGTTCGATTTCGGGTTCCTGGAGCGGGTCGCCAGCCGGATCGTGAACGAGGTGGAGGGGGTCAACCGAGTTCTCTACGACCTCACCAGCAAGCCGCCCGCCACGATCGAGTGGGAGTGAGGCCGGGCAAGAGTGCCGCAATTCCGGTAGGTTAGCCGGGCCTACAGGCCCTGGCGCTTCCAAGAATTTTCCTGGATGCGCACCGACCGAGCCGTCTTGTTCTGCCTAGCCTTGCTTGGCGGCGCGATCTCGCAGTCCGCGCTTTGGTCGCCGGATTCGGTGCCCGTCCTCACCCGGGTCACTTTCGATACGTTCCCAGAGTCCTGGCGGGGCGGGGACATCGCCGCAGAGGGCCAGTCACTGGCCGAGGGAGAGGTCGCCCGCTCGAAGGCCCTGGTCGCCAAGGCGGTCGCCCGCTACCCGAAAGCGCTCATCTCCCAAAACCTGGCGCGGATTTACGTGCTAAGGAGCATCACTTTTTATGGGTTAGAGTACGGTGGGACCAACTCTCTCGATACCGTCTACCTGACGAACCAAGGGGTGGAAAGGGGATATACAGACCGGTACATCTTGGCGAGTTTCCACCACGAATTCTCCAGCATTCTCCTGCGAAACTATCCGGAGCGATTCGACGAGGACGAGTGGGTGGGAGCGAACCCGCTCGGGTTCTCCTATGGCCATGGGGGCACCGAAGCGCTTCGCGACGGCAGCAGCGACGTCCGCTATAACAGCTGGCACATCCAAAGAGGGTTTCTGAACCAATATGCGACGGCCAGCTTGGAGGAAGACTTTAACACGGTCGCGGAAGGCATGATGACGGGAAGCCCTGAGTTTTGGGCCGCATGCGAAAGCTCACCTATGCTCAAGAAGAAGCTGGGCCTCGCCGTGAAGTTTTATCGCAGCTTCTGGCCTGGTTTTGACCCCAGGGACGCCGCACCGGCGGAAGAGTAAACTGCCGCTCTTGGTGCGGATCGCGAAAGAGTTCTCCTGGGAGATGGGCCACCGCCTGCCAGGGCACCCCGTCTGCCAGAACGTCCACGGCCACTCGTACCGGATGGTCGTGGAACTTGAGGGCGAGCCCGATAGGTCCGGCATGCTGCTCGACTATGGAGTGGTCTCGGACCTTGTCCGGCCCATCCTTGCCGAGCTCGACCATTCGTTCATGGTCGATCCGGACGACGAACTGATGGGCGGCTTTCTGACCTCCAGCGGCCTTAAGGCCACGCGGGTCGGTTTCCGGTCCACGGCCGAGAACATCGCCAAGTGGATCCTAGAAAAACTTAGCCCCCGGTTCTTCGAGACACCGGGGGTGCAAAGCGTGACTGTGCGGGTCCACGAGACGACCCGTACGGCCGCCGAGGCTACTGCCCGGCGCTAGGACCTCGCCCTGGATTTGATGACGATGTGGCCCTCGGCCTGCATCCCCTGGATCGTGGCGTTCACGAGGACGGCGTCCAGCTTGACAAGCTCGCCGGTTTCGACTTCCAGCCAGATCGTGCCCTTGCCACCCATGGTCGGCTCCTCAAGGAGGGTGTTCTCGAACTCGATCACATAGACCTTCTTGCCGTCCATCTCCTCGATGCCCTTGAGGGTGCCCTTTTGCTTGGTCTTCGGCGCCTTGGTAGCCTCGTTGGCGGGCTCTTCGAGCTCCCAGGTCTCACCGACCGCCACTGCTTGGGCAGGGGCGACGAAATCGATGGCGGCGCTCATCCGGGCCGAGTTTTCGTCTGTCTCCTCGCCCTTCCGTTCTAGGACGCGCCCCCGCTTGTCGCGGGTCGTGCTCCGCTCTCCACCGGCGTCTTGGGTGGATTGCTGGTCGTTCATCTTCTGGACGGCCTTGGTCACCTTGGTGATCTCGACGAAGGTGCCGTCCGGGTTCACCTTGGTGATCGTGGACTCGGCTTCCGTCTCGATCTTGATCTCCATGCCCATGATCTCGATCTCGGCATTGACGCTGGTGAACCTGGATGAGCCCTCCTTGGGCTTGACGATAATCTGGTGTGTGTCCTGGGCGTGGACGCCAAGGGCGAGTGCAGCAAGGGTGAGCGCGAAAAGCGAGCGCATGTGGACTTTACTAACGCGTGGCAATGGGGTTTCGCTTCAAAGGCATTAGGCCCGGTGAACCTGGTGCGGGCCCAGGTGGAACCTGTCACCGGTACACTCGGCCAGGTGACGCGGTTTGCCTTCTTGCTCCATCCGCTGACGGCACGGCAGGCCGCAAGGAAGTATGCCTGGGCCCGCTGGATGCCCGAGGGGTGGATCGAGCGGTTCCTAAGGATGACGAAACCCACTTACGTCAGCCACATCACCGGGGTGAAGTCGATCACCGGAGTCGAGACCGAAGGCTGGTTCTTCGGAGTCCCCCTGACCCCGCGAATGATGACGGGCAGCGTGCCCGTTGAGGAGAGCTATGCGCTCATCGTCGAAGCCGCCCGCATGGCGGCGGACGTAGGGGCGGAGATCATGGGCCTCGGCGCGTTCACGAGTGTGGTGGGCGACGGGGGTATCACGATCGCCGAACGGAGCCCCATCGCGATCACGACCGGGAACAGCTACACGGTCGCGACGGCGATAGAAGGAACTCTTGAGGCGTGCCGCAAGGTCGGGGTGCAGCCCTGCGAGGCGACGCTGGCCGTGGTCGGCGCGACCGGTTCGATCGGCAACGCCTGCGCGCGCGTCCTCGCCCCAAACTTCGCCAAGACGTGGCTGGTGGGGCGCGACGAGGCGCGGACCCAGGCGGTCGCGGACCAGATCCCAGGCTCGCACGCGACGGTAGACCTCGACGTCCTGCGGCACGCTGACGCGGTCGTCACCGTGACCAGTGCGGGAGGCGCGATCGTGGAGCCGCACCACTTGAAGTCGGGCGCGGTGGTCTGTGACGTCAGCCGCCCCCGGGACGTGAGCGTGAAAGTCGCCGAGAAGCGACCGGACGTTCTCGTCATCGAAGGCGGCGTGGTGAAAGTGCCGGGCGCGGTCGACTTCGGCTTCGACTTTGGCTTCCCGAAAGGCACGGCCTATGCCTGCATGTCCGAGACGATGATGCTTGCGCTGGAGGGCAGGGCCGAAAGCTACACGGTCGGCAAAGAAGTGCAGGTGGAAAAGGTCGAGGAGACCCGGCGGTGGGCCACGAAGCACGGATTCCAACTTGCCGGCTTCCGGAGTTTCGAGCGCGAGGTGGACGAAGAGACGATCTCCCGGATCCGCGCGATCCACGCCAAGGCTGGCTAAGCGCTTATGGTGGAAGTCCAAAGTCTCGGCCGCGCCTTCGAAGGGCGATGGGTGCTTCGAGAAATCGACTTCGCGGTCGAACCTGGGCAGGTGCTCGTGATCATGGGTTCAAGCGGAGGCGGGAAGACGACCTTGCTGCGTTGCATCGCGGCCCTGCTCGATCCGTCCGAGGGCGACGTCCTCGTCGATGGGCGGAGCGCGAAGCGCGAGCCAGAAGCGGTGCGCTCGGCCATCGGCATGGTCTTCCAGTACGCCGCCCTCTTCGACTTTTTGAACGTTTCGGAGAACATCCTCTTCGGGGTCAGACGACGGCGGCGGCTCAGTTCGGGCGAGGCCAAGTCGCTCGTGGCGGACCGGCTGGCCGAAGTCGGGCTCTCGGGGACGGAGGCGATGATGCCGTCGGAACTCAGTGGCGGCATGCGCAAGAGGGTCGGCTTGGCCCGCGCGCTCGCCATGGACCCGCAGGTCTTGCTCTACGACGAACCCACCAGCGGCCTCGACCCCGTGACCGCGTATTCGATCGACCAACTCATCGTAGAGACTCGGGACAGGACCGGAGCGACCAGCATCGTCGTCAGCCACGACGTGAGCTCCGTGATGCGGGTGGCCGACCGAATCGCCTTCTTGGAGAAGGGAAGCCTGGTCTTCATGGGCACGCCCGACGAGTTCCGCAACGCAGAGAACCGGGCGATTAAGGACCTGGTCCAGAAGGCTAGGGCCGAATCCCTAGACACTTTCCACCCCGGGCCGGCCGTATGAACTCTGTCGAGCGAGTTTCGTCGTAACCAGCGAGGCCCTTGGCCAACTACGGACTTACGTTCATGAAAAACAAACTTTACGGCGCGCTCCTCGCCGCCATCGTGCTCGCCTTTGGCACGACCGCCTTCGCTCAAAAGGCCGGACCGAAGGGCGGCGCTCCCCAGATGGGCGGCCCGGGCGGTGGCCGCATGATGATGGGCGGCAAGATGCAGGAGGCCCACAAGAAGGTGCTTGGCGAGCTTGGCCTGAACGCCAATCAGAAGACCAAGATCACGCAGCTCGACCAGAAGCGCGAGAACGAACTGAAGGCCCTTCGAGGCAAGGCGGGCAAGCCCGGTCAGCCCGCTTCGCAGTCCGATCGTGAAGCAATGCGCGGCAAGATGCAAAAGATCCAGGCGGACTATCAGGCCGGCATGAAGGCCACTCTGACCCCCGCGCAGTTCACCAAATACGAGGCGCGGATGAAA carries:
- a CDS encoding 6-pyruvoyl tetrahydropterin synthase family protein, whose amino-acid sequence is MRIAKEFSWEMGHRLPGHPVCQNVHGHSYRMVVELEGEPDRSGMLLDYGVVSDLVRPILAELDHSFMVDPDDELMGGFLTSSGLKATRVGFRSTAENIAKWILEKLSPRFFETPGVQSVTVRVHETTRTAAEATARR
- a CDS encoding ATP-binding cassette domain-containing protein codes for the protein MVEVQSLGRAFEGRWVLREIDFAVEPGQVLVIMGSSGGGKTTLLRCIAALLDPSEGDVLVDGRSAKREPEAVRSAIGMVFQYAALFDFLNVSENILFGVRRRRRLSSGEAKSLVADRLAEVGLSGTEAMMPSELSGGMRKRVGLARALAMDPQVLLYDEPTSGLDPVTAYSIDQLIVETRDRTGATSIVVSHDVSSVMRVADRIAFLEKGSLVFMGTPDEFRNAENRAIKDLVQKARAESLDTFHPGPAV